The nucleotide sequence GGTCGGCCCTCTGAGGCACAGGACGTGCAGCCCCGCCAGCCACACGAAGTGGCATTTTAGGCGGGCGGCGCTTGTCGGGGCTGACCAAGGCGCTTGCGCTTTTCTTGTCATCTTAGAAATAGTTTAACTGGAAAGGGAGAGCCATATTGTTTTTAAAACGATTAGATGTGGTCGGCTTTAAATCGTTTGCCGAGAGGATTTCAGTAGAATTCGTTCCGGGTGTGACCGCTGTCGTAGGTCCCAATGGAAGCGGGAAAAGTAATATTACTGATTCTATCCGCTGGGTTCTAGGGGAACAATCAGCCAAGTCGCTCCGTGGCTCGAAAATGGAAGATATCATTTTTGCCGGAAGTGATTCGCGGAAGCCGCTGAATTTTGCAGAAGTTACATTAACTCTTGATAACGAAGATCAATCATTGCCGCTTGATTACAATGAAGTGAGCGTGACCAGACGTGTCTACCGTTCAGGTGACAGTGAATATTTGATTAACAAACAGAATTGCAGACTTAAGGATATTGTCGATTTATTCATGGACTCCGGACTCGGACGTGAAGCTTTCTCCATTATCAGCCAGGGCAGGGTTGAGGAAATCCTCAACAGCAAGCCTGAGGATCGCAGGACGATATTTGAAGAAGCTGCAGGTGTCCTTAAGTATAAATCACGTAAGAAGAAAGCAGAGAACAAGCTTTTTGAAACGCAGGAGAACTTGAATCGTGTAACGGACATCATTCATGAGTTAGAAGGTCAGGTAGAGCCGCTGAAGATCCAGGCTTCGATTGCAAAGGATTATCTACAGCAAAAGGAAGAGCTTGAACAGATTGAAGTAGCACTGACTGCTTATGAAATTGAAGACCTGCATGGCAGATGGGAACAGCTGTCCAAGCAGCTTGAACAGCATAAAGAAGATGAAATCAAGCAGTCTGCTGTCCTTCAGAAAAAAGAAGCAGAAATTGAAAAAATGAGGGACCAGCTTGCTGCTCTGGATGAATCGGTCAGCGACCTGCAGAACGTGCTTTTGCATGCCAGTGAGGAGCTTGAAAAGCTGGAAGGAAGAAGAGAGGTTCTCAAGGAACGAAAGAAGAACGCTTCGCAAAATAAAGGACAGCTTGAAAAGAATATAGAGGAATTGTCATCTTCTATTGCCATGCTGGATAACCAGAAGGCTGAGTACGAAGAATCTGTTTCAGTATTAGCAGCAGAAGCTTCAGCTCTCCAGAAAGTGCTTCAGCAGAAACAAGAACAGTTAAAGCTATACAGCGAAGATGTCGAGCATAGGATTGATTCAATCAAGAGCGACTACATTGAAGTACTGAACGAACAGGCCGGCGCCAAAAATGAGAAAATCTATATTGAGCAGCAGCTGCAGCAGCAAGCCGCCAAAGGGTCCAGGCTGGACAATGACAATGATCGTTTTGTCTCGATTCGTGATGAAATCAATGAGAGAAAAGCGGAAATCGAGAAAAAGGTCGCCTCTTCGCAGCAGGAACTGGAAGATCAGGCAAGAATCTATTTTGAAGAACAAAAGAGGTTTGAATCTTTAAGGAATAATTACGAGAAGCAAGAGAAAACACTTTATCAGGCTTATCAGTACCTGCAGCAAGCTAAGTCAAAGAAGGAAATGCTTGAAGAAATGGAAGAGGATTATTCGGGCTTTTTCCAGGGCGTAAAAGAAGTGCTGAAAGCCAGGGACACCCTCCTTCAAGGAATTGAGGGAGCGATTGCTGAACTAATCAATGTTCCTAAACAATATGAAATGGCGATTGAAACAGCTCTTGGAGGCGCAATGCAGCATATTGTTGTCCAAAATGAGGAGAATGCTAGAGCAGCAATCCAGTTTTTGAAGCAAAAGTCTTACGGCAGGGCAACATTCTTGCCCCTCAGCATCATTAAAGGGAAATATCTCGCTTCCTCACAGCTCGCGCTTCTTTCGGGGAACAGTGCGTATATCGGCACTGCTGCTGATTTGATTCAATTCGATCAAAAGTATGCTGAAGTCGTAAAAAGCTTGCTTGGCAATGTTGTGATTGCCAGGGATTTAAAGGGTGCCAATGAAATTGCCAAAATGCTGCAATACCGCAGCAGGATCGTCACACTTGATGGTGATGTGGTCAACCCTGGTGGGTCGATGACTGGAGGAGCCGTAAAACAAAAATCGAGTTCATTGCTCAGCCGTAAGGGCGAATTAGAGGATTTAACAAATAAGCTTACTGATATGGAAGAAAAGACAAGCCTTCTTGAATCGAAAGTGAAATCATTGAAGGCCGAAACACAAGCGAGTGAAGCAAGGATGGAAGAGCTTCGAAAAACAGGAGAAGAGCTTCGTTTTGAGCAGCAGAGCCTGAAGGGTGACCTTAGGGAGGTTGAGCTGGAGCAGAAAAATATCAATGAACGCTTGTCTGTATACGATTCTGAAAAGACCCAGCTCGACTCAGACAAGGAAAAGCTTGAATCCAGATTGGTTGAACTCGACGGCTTATTGGCTAAATACCGGCAGGATCTCGTTCAATTTGATAAAGAAATAGAACGCTTGACGGAGCTAAAGAACTCAAATTCTACTTCTAAGGATGCGCTTATTTCTGAGATCAGTGATTTGAAAATCAGCCTGGCGTCCAAAAAAGAACAGCTTTCCCATGTGAAGGAAAAGCTGGATTCAGCTGTTTTACAAGCAGAGGAGCAATCCAAGAAATTGGATATCCTGAAAGAAGATTTATCTCTTCTTTCCTCTGAAATGACCGATAGTTCCTCCGGGGAAACGCACCTGGAGGAAGCTGCAAAAAGAAAGCTGCAGGACAAAAATGAAACACTTAAGCTGATTTCTTCAAGGAGGCATGAACGCCTTGAACTTCAGAATAAACTTGAAGACCACGAGTTAGAATCGAAGGAATTAAGGAGACTGCTTAAGGGCATCAATGAAGTGCTGAAGGATGAAGAAGTAAAGTTGAACAGGCTTGATGTTGAATTGGACAATAAGCTTGCCCATCTTCGCGAGGAATACCTGCTCTCATATGAAGCTGCTAAGGAGCAGTATCCATTGACAATCCCTGCTGATGAGGCGAGAAGAAGAGTAAAACTTATCAAAATGGCGATTGAGGAACTGGGAACGGTAAACCTTGGCGCGATTGAAGAATACGAGCGTGTTTCAGAGCGTTATGATTTCCTGTTGGAGCAGAAGAATGACCTCCAGGAAGCAAAGGACACATTATTCCTTGTTATCGATGAAATGGACCACGAAATGAAAAAACGCTTTGAACATACCTTCACCGCCATCCGCTCACACTTTGAGTCTGTCTTCCAGGCATTGTTTGGCGGCGGCAGAGCAGATTTAAGGCTGACACAGC is from Mesobacillus boroniphilus and encodes:
- the smc gene encoding chromosome segregation protein SMC — translated: MFLKRLDVVGFKSFAERISVEFVPGVTAVVGPNGSGKSNITDSIRWVLGEQSAKSLRGSKMEDIIFAGSDSRKPLNFAEVTLTLDNEDQSLPLDYNEVSVTRRVYRSGDSEYLINKQNCRLKDIVDLFMDSGLGREAFSIISQGRVEEILNSKPEDRRTIFEEAAGVLKYKSRKKKAENKLFETQENLNRVTDIIHELEGQVEPLKIQASIAKDYLQQKEELEQIEVALTAYEIEDLHGRWEQLSKQLEQHKEDEIKQSAVLQKKEAEIEKMRDQLAALDESVSDLQNVLLHASEELEKLEGRREVLKERKKNASQNKGQLEKNIEELSSSIAMLDNQKAEYEESVSVLAAEASALQKVLQQKQEQLKLYSEDVEHRIDSIKSDYIEVLNEQAGAKNEKIYIEQQLQQQAAKGSRLDNDNDRFVSIRDEINERKAEIEKKVASSQQELEDQARIYFEEQKRFESLRNNYEKQEKTLYQAYQYLQQAKSKKEMLEEMEEDYSGFFQGVKEVLKARDTLLQGIEGAIAELINVPKQYEMAIETALGGAMQHIVVQNEENARAAIQFLKQKSYGRATFLPLSIIKGKYLASSQLALLSGNSAYIGTAADLIQFDQKYAEVVKSLLGNVVIARDLKGANEIAKMLQYRSRIVTLDGDVVNPGGSMTGGAVKQKSSSLLSRKGELEDLTNKLTDMEEKTSLLESKVKSLKAETQASEARMEELRKTGEELRFEQQSLKGDLREVELEQKNINERLSVYDSEKTQLDSDKEKLESRLVELDGLLAKYRQDLVQFDKEIERLTELKNSNSTSKDALISEISDLKISLASKKEQLSHVKEKLDSAVLQAEEQSKKLDILKEDLSLLSSEMTDSSSGETHLEEAAKRKLQDKNETLKLISSRRHERLELQNKLEDHELESKELRRLLKGINEVLKDEEVKLNRLDVELDNKLAHLREEYLLSYEAAKEQYPLTIPADEARRRVKLIKMAIEELGTVNLGAIEEYERVSERYDFLLEQKNDLQEAKDTLFLVIDEMDHEMKKRFEHTFTAIRSHFESVFQALFGGGRADLRLTQPEDLLNTGVEIVAQPPGKKLQNLGLLSGGERALTAIALLFSILKVRPVPFCILDEVEAALDEANVYRFAQYLKKYRDETQFIVITHRKGTMEEADVLYGVTMQESGVSKLVSVRLEDSKELVKA